Part of the Musa acuminata AAA Group cultivar baxijiao chromosome BXJ2-7, Cavendish_Baxijiao_AAA, whole genome shotgun sequence genome is shown below.
ATCAATGCTTCGTTTGTTTTATCTTTACTGTTTTATTTCCATGCATTTGTTGAGATTTTGATTAATTGGGATTCAACACATAGGATTCTATCAGTGCCTATCGGACATGTCATGTAAATCATCGAAGAGTTTGTTGTCTATATACAGTATAAAATGATTTTATTCAATATATTAAATGAATACTTATGATTCTTACAAATAAATATGTACTAAATTGATCGTGAATTTATTCGAATAAATCCTATAGTATAATATTTTACATACGAGATATAGATATCTTATACTCTCGAATTAAGTAGGACAAGGGATAAGATACAAAAAATTTAAGTAGGAGGTGATAGTTTCATCACACAAGTCAAGTGGAATTAGTTTTACTAAGTCAAATCAACGATCAAATATGACGTTAATTACCATAATACATGAAAGAAAGTAATTAAAAGAAAAGGTCGTACAATTGTTGATATGACATTTTTCTAATGACAATAATAAGCCAAAGAAGAGCAGATGGAGATGATGACCCAATGTCACTTCTACCTTTTCGTTTTTTCCTTCATCATCTAACATGAAGGCCATTCTCGATATGGACCGTATGTTTGCATGTATGACATGGAAAAAACGTTGCAGAAAGAAAAggatatttttctaaaaagatGTAGAGGGCTAATTATACATTATTtctataattagattttttttagtaTCTTATCTTTATAATTAGATCTCTTATCTTAATccatagatttaaaaaatttatatttgaatCTCTATAGTCATAAAAGAATATTTAACTTTATCTATCTTAACGtaatggataaaaatataattttaatatcctaATCATGTTTTCATTTGTTatgtattaattaaaattttttagtcaaTTATTATGATGATGACGAATGATGATGTTGTTAGGGGCTATAGGTGGTTGTTGTAATGATGATCGACGAGAACGATTCGGTGGTTAACCTTGTCGATGTCGATTCGAGCATTGACGATCGAGGTGAGGGCGATGATTGCGACAACGATGGAGATTAAGAGACATTGTGACTTCTTATatgggaaggaggaagaggagagagagcgGCGACAGGAggtgaggaggagaggaagaagaggacaagGACGATGGTCACTCTATGTAGTTCTGTAACCACATTAGCGTTACTTTGCATTTGCATCGATGGGAGATTTGGCAAAGGTCTTGTGTCCTGTCGACATAGATACAGAGTGACACGATATCAATGAAGATGCCTCACCTCCCTTTGATGCAAATGCAGAACAGTgctggagaaggaagaggagggagagcaaCAAGCGAAGAGTGTACCGATTGATGTCCTCCGTCGATCGAACCTCGGAATGTCTAGTTGTATGAGATTGTGGGAACTTCATCGACTATTGCTAGGATCGTGATTAGGCCACTTGCCTTTGGCTTCCAATCTGTGCAATCTTGTGGCTGCCTTCTTCCGCTCCTTATTTATTACGACTGTTGTGGGTCCACGATGATGGTAACATGATCCTATGGTGGGACTGTGATTTTGAACTAAAGACCTATCGCATTTGTAGTAACGGTGACTACATGAAGCATGTTGAGGTTGTTGTTGATGACTTGCTCAGTGAGGTTTGCACGAGGTAAGTTACCTGAGAGGCAAGCCAGACATCAATACAATCCAAGTGGAAGATGTGGTTGCaacgagggaggaggagaagctcCTCAGTGTCATCGAACTCGTTGAGGCATACTGTACACTTGAGCGCCTCCTTCTCTATCTTCAGCCCTTTAACCTTAGAGTATACCAGTACGAGAAACGTCTCGAGGAACTCAAGGCTCAACCTTACTGCCGTCGAGAGTGAGCACTTGCGACATGACAGTGCTACCATAATGGTCGACTATGAAATTTTAATTATGacataacaaaagaaaacataattggggtattaaaaatatttttttatttatcattttggtatcattgctatatgtgcCTATATCTTTTATCGGTAAAGCTGATAATATTATGGTAAAtaggattaaatgtttcacttacaTAATTATAAGgttttcaatataaaatttttaaatataaagatcgaGATGTTAAAAATGTCTAAGGAtaggtaatctataattagcctgaTGCAAAGAGACATAGTAGAAAATAACACAGATCAAATTACTTATATCTTTTACCTTAAATAACTATCTATATATTTTaaagaaatcaaaatgaaaaatggtCTGAGGACTATCAAAAACAACAATGAGAACTCTCTTGCTCCAATGGACGGGTGCTAGAAAATTTATTCGGACGGATTGACGGACTTCAATAATTCATAGAATAAAcacaaattatattttttatttatattctttaCCAATTTCAGAAATTTTATTTACATACTACGCAACCTAATAATTATTTCATAAAAATGCAATTAATCATAATTAAGACGAGATGGTTAATTCTCcaaacaacaaaaataaatatttaatcccAGATTTTAAGCTTTTAGAAGAGATCATAGTTGTCGTCACCAAAATGTTGAGTTAGGGTTGACAGATATGGTAAGTGGTTTCAACCTGTGCAAGTTAAGCCACAACTCTAACACCCTATGATCACCACCGTCCATGTCCTCATCATTCGCTTTGTGATTCCCGTCAATTCCTCGTCTAAATAATTGTCCATCCTCTTCATTTCCTTCTTTTATGGCTTCATTCTCGTCATGAGAATAATAATAACTTCGACCATACCCCATGTTCATAATGTCGATGGGGAGCGCGAATCTTGGGGTTCTGCTTCGTCAACTACTGGCCGTAGGATCGTAATCGGACGAGTGTCTTAGCTAAACGCAAACCACGTAGCACGGATCGTAAAGCACAGGTAGGTAGTTATAAACCGTGTGATCGTGATCGGACGACTGTTATGGTTTGAGGAAAGAGCTCGTGTGATGCCAAATGCGGTGGGCCGGTGCGCTAGCTTTCTGCTGCTgccgctcttcttcttcttctcctcctccgtcaCGTTTCTTCTTTTCTCCTTCATTAGTTCTCGCTTTGGCCTCGCTATAACCTTAACCCTATCTCGACATCCTTAGGAGCGGAGCGAGGAGGAGGGTGGCAATGGCGGACCGAGTCTACCCTTCCGCGAAGCCTAACCCGCAACCTCCCAGCGCCAACAACAGTGGCGGCGGAGGGAGGCCGCCCTCCTTCCCGCCATCCAAGGGCCAGACGTACTGTGCCACCCGCCAGGCCTACCGCGCGCAGCCCCGAAAGCTGCCGCAGCCGCCCCGCCGCCGCCGGggctgctgctgctcctgctgCCTCTGGCTCACCCTCATCATCGTCGCCTTCGTCTTCCTCGCCGCCATTGCCGCCGGCATCTTCTACGTCATCTACCGCCCCCGCCGCCCAACCTTCGAGGTAGACGGCCTCCGATTCTCCGCCTTCGACGTCTCCGGCGCCGGCCAGCTCACCTCCCGCCTCGAACTCAACCTCACCGCCTTCAACCCCAACCGCAAGATCGTCTACCTCTACGACGCGGCCTCCATCTCCATCTTCTCCGGCGGGGTCGACGTCGGCGACGGGTCCTTCCCCGCCTTCATCCAGGAAGCGAAGAACGCCACCCTACTCGCCGCGGCGCTGTCGGCCCCCGGCGGCCAGACGCTGGACTCGATGGCCGTGTCGGATCTGAAAAAGAAGACGAGGCTGCCGCTGGAGATCGATGTGGACACCAAGGTCGGGGTAAAGATGGGAGGTTGGAAGACGAAGAAAATGAGGATCCAGGTTCGGTGCGAGGGGATCGACGTGGGCGTCCCCAAGGGGAAGGCGGCGCCGGCGGTGTCCTCCCCCACCGCCGCCTGCAAAGTCAAGCTCCGAGTCAAGATCTGGAAGTGGACCATCCCTTAGACCGAGCCCTTTCTCTCACTCTGCATCATTACACCGACCGGTGTCACTATAATTACCACGAAACGGGCAACAGATCAAGACGATACTTGATTAAGATGTTTGCGATAATTATTGTTATTGTACTTTGGTCGTTTTCTTTAACCGTGTACTGCTGTAAGATGCGGACTAAAATGTAATGGATTGAGCTGGAGATTTGTGCAATGGTGCATGCGGACATGATGGGAAAGCGAAGCTTCCGTGATGAGATCGACCCTTTACATGTCCTGTGAAGCGGGGAAGATAGTAGTTGTAGGCGGCACGCGTTATGACAGCTGGAAATAAGGTTGTGGTTGAAAAGGAGTCAAAGGACTATACAACTGCGTGTCATAGGGCTTGCTTGCTGAAGAGAGGTCCATGGGACTATACAACATGTCGGGGCCAGTTTATCCCATTTTTCTTATTAATTATAACTTTATTTCTAACCAAAAATTATGAGATCAAATCACATGATAAttgaaataaattattattattattttttttacaaaagataAATGATAAAGACTAGGATCCTATAATATACTATCAAAATCGTTAACAACTAAACTACATAGCATCTTACTCGAATGATTTCTGAATCAACAATTTGAAGGGATACGCTTAGACTTCGCATTGCAAGCACTTTTGACACGGCTATCACGTGGACAACCCCATGATCATGTCAACTACTTTTATTCTTATTTATTTCACCCCTTTTAAAAAAGGAAAGGCTATAATAATCTTAGGCAGTAAGTATGAGAGGAGTAATTGAAAAACAAAAGGCATGTATACTGGTAAATATGGACCAATTAGGATGAAGTTGGTCAGTTACTAACGGTTCATTGGCAATCTGATCTGGTCCATTACAGTTATCAAAAGATCTAGTTCAACATTTTCAGCATAATGTTGACTCGATTACAATTTTTCTGATCTCACGGACTGGTCCGATTCTTAGATATCCTGTCTCGTCAAAACCATGGATGTCGGTCATTACGATTTTTACCGTGTAGTGAATCCCAGTGGCAGAAATCCAAATACAAATGATGGACAGTATGATCTAAATCAGGCTACTCGTGCCACCCGCAGAGCAACTGGCTTCACCTCTTTTGCATCAAGCGACGACGTGACAAAGATCATCACCAGTGCAATGTCGAAACCACATGACTCATTTAGCTGTGGAATGAGCTCACCAATTGCTCATTCAGTTCTTCATCCTCATGCCTGTACCTCATCTCCAGCTCCGCCAGTACCTCATCCTCATGCCTGTGGATCAGATCACTCATGCGCCACACCTGCATTAACCACCAACGACCCAAATTTGTCACAAAACTCAAGAGCTACTGGACAAAAGAGTCACCCAAATGGTACAACTACATGGtcaaggcaaactcaatttgttaaATCATCTGATCTGTAGTGTCAGTTGAATGTTAAAAGTACCTGTAAAGTCCCACCTCCATTGACTCTTGCACAATCATCGGAAACGCTGGCTATGGTCCATGGTTCAGTTGCATTCCAATGGAAGTCCACAACTTTATCCCTGTTGTGTCAAAATTGAATATTTATAAGTCTGATTGCAGATTATTACAAAACCTGAAACGAGGAACTATAATGGAAGTCCAAAACTTTATCCCCAGTCAACTTCACAAAACGAGGCACCATAATTCTCCAAATAAAAGTTCTATTAGACCAGCACAGACCGACTGCTATTTATCAGTCTGACCAAGCATTGGCACCAAAGCATGTTACTTGTTATCACTTGATATGCCTTCCATTTTGGTTTACTGCTTGGTATGTTGCAGTGACATTGAACAGAATAAATTGGTCTACTGCTTGGTATCTCTATCCTGACAGCTTGCTGAAACCAGTATTGGATGGGGTATTTAAAATTGTGATCCTATTAGCTAAATAAATTTCTCAACCCATACTGACCATAGGACTCATGAACCTTAGAGGAACACAATGACACCATGGCTGGTGATCTCACCCTGAATCTAAAAACCTTCTCAAGCCTTCCTGTGGGATGATCTCTTTcatttttgttttgaaaaataaaaGCCCAGGCCAGAGCTCTGGTTGGGTGGAGTTTAGCTTGCAGGCATGTCAAGGATGAGTTCAGACTCCAACTCAAACTGGGGCAGGAGCTTTACCTGGTCGTAACCATATCTGACCCATTTACGTGAAAAATAAACAGCCAATCATAAACAAAAAGGAAACATGATTCCTTGTATACTATTGCCTAAAGTTTAATGGACCAAAGCAAACAACAGCAGCCAAAAACAGACTAGATGGTAACCATAGGCATTCAAAAGCCTTGTGTAATTGGGAGTAGCTACAACCAGAATTTGCTCAACAGCAGGACAAACAACAGACTCATACCTGTGCCCTGCATGTTGAAAGAATAGACCAGGCGGGGCAGTAGGCGTTCTCAGAAAATGTTCATAACTTGCGCCAACCTGAAAAGAAGGGGAATAACTTCACCAAGATGTAAAACTTCAATCATGCAAATGTCATCGGCTAAATAGTGATTTCTCTGAAATTCTCGTGAAGTGTACAATAATATTGATTGTCTGTTTAAACATTTCAGAAACTATGAAATTATTATGGAATACGAGTGAGCTGAAAACTAGATAATGAAAGCTAAGGAAGCATCATCTCATGTCTAACGAACATTATAAAAACCAAAGTTTTCAGGCCAAATTGATAATCTACTCTGGGGCATGACCTACACTACTAGCAAAGCCTAGAAACCAAATCATTCAATTCGCTAACCTTTTACATGATCATCAAGCCAACAAAAAATGGATTCCCAAAGCATTTCAAAATAGAATATAAAGCATTAATCTCAATATGAATGTGTTTTGAGTACATGCATATCAAAATTTGACATATTTGATGTTTCTGAAATTGTTAATTTTTGGTGCCCATGTATTATAGGTCTATCCACAGTTACCTGGAATGTTGTGCATttcaaataagaataaaaaacatTAATCTCAATTTGGATAATATGCACACCAAAATTTGACACTTTTGAAGTGTCTGTACTGTTGATAATATTTTAGGAGATATAGTATATGCTCATCTTTAGATACCTGGAACCTAAAATATGTCAGATCATGGGTATGGGTTGTAGGATAAGCTATGCCACCTAACTTGATTGATCATATGTGGGGGTTATGACTAATTAATTTATTAGTTGGATTGTGGTACATGTAGGATCAATTATTTAAGTTGCTTCGT
Proteins encoded:
- the LOC103991221 gene encoding NDR1/HIN1-like protein 6; amino-acid sequence: MADRVYPSAKPNPQPPSANNSGGGGRPPSFPPSKGQTYCATRQAYRAQPRKLPQPPRRRRGCCCSCCLWLTLIIVAFVFLAAIAAGIFYVIYRPRRPTFEVDGLRFSAFDVSGAGQLTSRLELNLTAFNPNRKIVYLYDAASISIFSGGVDVGDGSFPAFIQEAKNATLLAAALSAPGGQTLDSMAVSDLKKKTRLPLEIDVDTKVGVKMGGWKTKKMRIQVRCEGIDVGVPKGKAAPAVSSPTAACKVKLRVKIWKWTIP